The following proteins are co-located in the Haloarcula marismortui ATCC 43049 genome:
- a CDS encoding ABC transporter substrate-binding protein: MSSGDSIDRRSFLTAAGSAAAAATLAGCSGDGGDGGGTEGGDGGDGTGSDGGDGRSDQTLVYARGDHPENYDPQQSTSGEVAKVTNQVFDTLIQFAAGSGGQLEDALATDYTLEGTTATLTLREGVMFHNGEEFTASDFKATWQRFTQSDYEYYLGDDTRSGYGPFTLGDWIESVDASQDYELTIELTQQFAPFLRNLAMFASAVLSKAQIESLGDSQADLGSEPAGTGAFQFDTLDNPNERIRLTANNDYWGDGPNVGTVIFKTITENSTRVQDVINGASHITDNLDSSGFQRAEESGTATLLRKDGINHGYMAMNMARFEPFRDRQVRQAIAHAVNTEAIVNQIYQGFATQASQPLPPDVLGHNDDLDPYPTDKEQAQSMLEEAGYGDGFEFELATFSNPRGYNPSPVNTANQVKSDLEEIGLTVNINQFSNFGPYLDYTSAGKHDACFLGWYTDNADPDNFLYVLLDPQVEMDAVPDGQDWVSFDSDGYNTLNVSGWANTDYMELVREAQRTYAEGDRETMYEEASQLAYDESPWVFLDYAETLRAVNETVVEDSYTVSSVGGPYLNTVELQ; encoded by the coding sequence ATGTCATCCGGTGATTCTATCGACAGACGAAGCTTCCTTACCGCGGCCGGCAGTGCCGCGGCAGCCGCAACGCTCGCAGGTTGTTCCGGCGACGGCGGTGATGGTGGCGGAACCGAAGGTGGAGACGGTGGCGACGGCACTGGTAGCGACGGCGGGGACGGCAGAAGCGACCAGACGCTCGTGTACGCCCGCGGTGACCACCCGGAAAACTACGACCCACAGCAGTCGACCAGCGGCGAGGTGGCGAAGGTCACCAATCAGGTGTTTGACACCCTCATCCAGTTCGCAGCCGGGAGCGGCGGCCAGCTCGAAGACGCGCTCGCAACCGACTACACTCTCGAGGGAACCACCGCAACGCTGACCCTCCGAGAGGGTGTGATGTTCCACAACGGCGAGGAGTTCACCGCGTCAGACTTCAAGGCGACCTGGCAGCGGTTCACCCAGAGCGACTACGAGTACTACCTCGGCGATGATACCCGGTCGGGGTACGGTCCGTTCACGCTTGGCGACTGGATCGAAAGCGTTGACGCGAGTCAGGACTACGAGCTGACAATCGAGCTTACACAGCAGTTCGCGCCGTTCCTGCGGAACCTCGCGATGTTCGCCTCGGCAGTCCTCTCGAAAGCCCAGATCGAATCGCTGGGCGACAGTCAGGCCGACCTCGGAAGTGAACCCGCAGGCACTGGGGCCTTCCAGTTCGATACCCTTGACAACCCGAACGAGCGTATTCGGTTGACGGCCAACAACGATTACTGGGGTGACGGCCCGAACGTCGGGACGGTCATCTTCAAGACCATCACCGAAAACAGCACGCGAGTGCAGGACGTCATCAACGGGGCCTCACACATCACGGACAACCTCGACTCCTCCGGATTCCAGCGCGCCGAGGAAAGCGGAACGGCGACCCTGTTGCGGAAGGACGGCATCAACCACGGCTACATGGCGATGAACATGGCGCGGTTCGAGCCGTTCCGGGACCGGCAGGTCCGCCAGGCCATCGCCCACGCTGTCAACACCGAGGCCATCGTCAACCAGATCTATCAGGGCTTTGCAACGCAGGCCTCCCAGCCGCTCCCGCCGGACGTGCTCGGACACAACGACGACCTCGACCCGTATCCGACGGACAAGGAGCAGGCGCAATCGATGCTCGAAGAGGCGGGCTACGGCGACGGCTTCGAGTTCGAACTCGCGACGTTCTCGAACCCTCGGGGATACAACCCCAGCCCGGTCAACACGGCGAATCAGGTGAAGTCGGACCTGGAGGAAATCGGTCTGACGGTCAACATCAACCAGTTCTCCAACTTCGGGCCGTATCTGGACTACACGTCGGCCGGGAAACACGACGCGTGTTTCCTCGGCTGGTACACCGACAATGCCGATCCGGACAACTTCCTGTACGTCCTGCTGGACCCACAGGTGGAGATGGACGCCGTCCCCGACGGGCAGGACTGGGTCAGTTTCGATTCTGACGGGTACAACACCCTCAACGTGTCCGGCTGGGCCAACACCGACTACATGGAACTCGTCCGGGAAGCCCAGCGGACCTACGCGGAGGGCGACCGCGAGACGATGTACGAAGAGGCCAGCCAGCTAGCCTACGACGAGTCTCCGTGGGTGTTCCTCGACTACGCCGAGACGCTCCGAGCAGTCAACGAGACTGTCGTTGAAGACTCCTACACCGTCAGCTCTGTCGGTGGCCCGTATCTTAACACGGTCGAGCTGCAGTAG
- a CDS encoding ABC transporter permease, whose product MNWTQFLFRLVEPVVPPRFVIKRLLLLIPVLFGVASVVFAILHLAPGDPAIIIAGQRASAEQLEQIRVELGLRRPLWEQYLGFLWDAARFDFGQSYSISRGNSVRSVISDRLPITLELAIYGQAAGILLGLPLGIISAVKQDSLTDHVTRIGALTGISVPIFWSGPLLILLFSTYLDVFPTSGRIASTLFLPDTWTLFGRELPLTGMITLDTILLGNTEAFLSAAHHLFLPAVVIGVYSTALISRMMRSSMLEVIRQDYIRTARAKGQGAKITLMKHGFRNALIPVVTVIGIQFGTLLGGAVLTETVFGINGMGLTIVTAIGVSDYPVVQGTVLTFALLFTLVNLFVDVTYSYLDPRIQQ is encoded by the coding sequence ATGAACTGGACACAGTTTCTTTTCAGGCTGGTCGAGCCGGTGGTACCGCCACGGTTCGTCATCAAGCGGCTGCTGTTGCTCATCCCAGTCCTGTTCGGCGTCGCATCGGTCGTCTTCGCGATCCTCCACCTGGCTCCGGGGGACCCGGCTATCATTATTGCCGGCCAGCGAGCGTCGGCCGAACAGCTAGAACAGATACGTGTTGAGCTGGGACTTCGGCGGCCGCTCTGGGAACAGTATCTGGGCTTCTTGTGGGACGCGGCACGGTTCGACTTCGGCCAGTCCTACAGCATCAGCCGCGGGAACAGCGTCCGCTCGGTCATCTCGGACCGGCTCCCCATCACGCTCGAACTCGCGATTTACGGCCAGGCGGCGGGCATCCTGCTCGGACTGCCACTGGGCATCATCTCCGCGGTCAAGCAGGACTCACTGACTGACCACGTCACTCGGATCGGGGCGCTGACTGGTATCTCGGTCCCGATATTCTGGTCCGGACCGTTGCTCATCCTGCTGTTCTCGACGTACCTCGACGTGTTCCCGACCAGCGGGCGTATCGCTTCGACGTTGTTCCTGCCCGACACCTGGACGCTGTTCGGCCGTGAGCTGCCCCTGACCGGGATGATAACGCTCGATACGATCCTGCTTGGAAACACCGAGGCGTTCCTCTCGGCGGCCCATCACCTGTTCCTGCCGGCGGTGGTCATCGGCGTCTACTCGACGGCGCTCATCTCACGAATGATGCGTTCCTCGATGCTCGAAGTCATCCGTCAGGACTACATCCGGACCGCGCGGGCGAAAGGGCAGGGCGCGAAGATCACGCTGATGAAACACGGCTTCCGAAACGCGCTGATTCCGGTCGTCACCGTCATCGGCATCCAGTTCGGCACGCTGCTGGGCGGGGCAGTCCTGACCGAAACCGTGTTCGGTATCAACGGGATGGGGCTGACTATCGTCACCGCCATCGGCGTCTCTGACTACCCGGTGGTTCAGGGAACGGTGCTCACCTTCGCCCTGCTGTTCACGCTCGTGAACCTCTTCGTCGATGTCACCTATAGCTATCTCGACCCACGGATTCAACAATGA
- a CDS encoding ABC transporter permease — MSTDTETRGTLGRLRASPFLADLLTNRLAVVGLTIILSMAAVAIYARVTYDFGALTSSQLGTEIADRAPPGWLGPAPANQQLFGTDAAARDIYKRSLYGAWLALKFGTITVGTSTTVGVGLGIIAAYYGDVTDNVIMRTMDVLLAFPPLLLALALVAIFPRDLGLWRAVVALVLVYTPRFARVVRGAALKVLEDEYVDATVALGATDPRVLVRHILPNTLAPITVQSTLNFGLAIIDLAALSFLGFGAQAGTPSWGLMLSRGVENGLLTGEWWLSFFPGLFLAITVLGFNLLGDGMRDALDPRMRDAID; from the coding sequence ATGAGTACGGACACCGAGACACGGGGCACGTTGGGACGCCTGCGGGCGTCCCCGTTCCTCGCCGACCTGCTGACGAACCGCCTCGCCGTCGTCGGGCTGACGATTATCCTCAGCATGGCCGCTGTCGCCATCTACGCCCGCGTGACCTACGACTTCGGCGCGCTTACGAGCTCGCAGCTCGGCACCGAAATCGCCGACCGCGCGCCGCCCGGTTGGCTCGGTCCCGCTCCGGCGAACCAGCAACTGTTCGGCACGGACGCGGCGGCCCGTGACATCTACAAGCGGAGCCTGTACGGTGCGTGGTTGGCCCTGAAGTTCGGGACGATTACCGTCGGCACCTCGACTACCGTCGGTGTCGGCCTGGGTATCATTGCGGCGTACTACGGCGACGTGACCGACAACGTCATCATGCGAACGATGGACGTGCTGTTGGCGTTCCCGCCACTGTTGCTCGCGCTCGCGCTGGTCGCCATCTTCCCGCGGGACCTCGGGCTCTGGCGGGCCGTGGTGGCGCTCGTGCTGGTGTACACGCCGCGGTTCGCCCGGGTCGTCCGCGGGGCCGCGCTCAAAGTGCTCGAAGACGAGTACGTCGACGCCACAGTTGCGCTTGGCGCGACCGACCCGCGAGTTCTCGTCCGGCACATCCTGCCGAACACGCTCGCGCCGATTACCGTCCAGTCCACGCTGAACTTCGGGCTCGCCATCATCGACCTCGCGGCGCTGTCGTTCCTCGGGTTCGGTGCGCAGGCAGGGACGCCATCGTGGGGCCTGATGCTATCCCGCGGTGTCGAGAACGGCCTCCTGACCGGCGAGTGGTGGCTCTCCTTCTTCCCAGGGCTGTTCCTCGCAATCACCGTGCTCGGGTTCAATCTGCTCGGTGACGGGATGCGGGACGCACTCGATCCGCGGATGCGCGACGCGATTGACTGA
- a CDS encoding DUF7268 family protein → MAQRGDPPPLRQYVAVRARLVGSGLVVGLLLGGLGMAGWTLYTGDARSSEATVFALGAMVFGFGLLGWSGSILAGRGIEAMQEHMDTRSNWTERDSRRAMARLCGGGGGIMVGTSVVAALL, encoded by the coding sequence ATGGCCCAGCGTGGTGACCCACCGCCACTCCGGCAGTACGTCGCGGTCCGTGCGCGACTGGTGGGGAGCGGACTGGTCGTCGGCCTCCTGCTTGGCGGCCTCGGAATGGCAGGCTGGACGCTCTACACCGGTGATGCGCGGTCGAGTGAAGCGACGGTGTTCGCCCTCGGCGCGATGGTGTTCGGCTTTGGCCTGCTGGGCTGGTCCGGGTCGATACTCGCCGGCCGCGGCATCGAAGCTATGCAGGAACACATGGACACGCGAAGCAACTGGACCGAACGCGATTCGCGGCGGGCAATGGCCCGGCTCTGTGGCGGTGGCGGCGGGATAATGGTCGGGACGTCAGTCGTCGCGGCGTTACTCTAG
- a CDS encoding dihydroorotase has product MLIRNATLPDGRQRDVRVRGESIAEVGRDLDASDQHVIEATGKRLFPGMIDVHVHFRQPGYPHKETWESGSRSAAAGGVTAVVDQPNTDPPTIDGESFDQKAEFAADSVVDWGINGGVTADWIPNVLLRRRLFALGEVFLADSTGDMGIEADLFADALEAATDNDVPVTVHAEDADYFNDDAKARDDADAWSAFRTAKAEEKAVERACEVAQKHDATIHIAHTSTPEGVDIASEAGMTTEVTPHHLLLSRRDLSELGTFGRMNPPLRREKRRQKLYERVVDGTVDMIATDHAPHTREEKDAGIWDAPSGVPGVETVLPLLLAEARDPDSGLTYERVRDLTARNPADVFDIPQKGAIEAGKDADLVLVDTTETSEISGAALHSKCDWTPFEGHDAVFPEWTMVRGTVVYERGDALEADDSTAQEDVFYDHQGENVRGADSERLE; this is encoded by the coding sequence ATGCTCATCCGTAACGCGACGCTGCCGGACGGCCGCCAGCGGGATGTCCGGGTTCGTGGCGAGTCCATCGCCGAGGTCGGCCGCGACCTCGACGCGTCCGACCAGCACGTTATCGAAGCGACCGGCAAGCGGTTGTTCCCGGGAATGATTGACGTTCATGTCCACTTCCGCCAGCCCGGCTACCCCCACAAGGAGACGTGGGAGAGCGGGTCCCGGTCCGCGGCGGCCGGTGGCGTTACGGCTGTCGTCGACCAGCCAAACACCGACCCGCCAACCATCGACGGCGAGTCGTTCGATCAAAAAGCCGAGTTCGCTGCCGACTCTGTCGTCGACTGGGGTATCAACGGCGGCGTCACGGCCGACTGGATTCCGAACGTCCTCCTGCGCCGTCGGCTGTTCGCACTCGGCGAAGTGTTCCTCGCGGACTCGACCGGTGACATGGGTATCGAGGCCGACCTGTTCGCAGACGCACTGGAAGCTGCCACCGACAACGACGTGCCGGTCACCGTCCACGCTGAGGACGCCGATTACTTCAACGACGACGCCAAGGCCCGCGACGACGCGGATGCCTGGAGCGCGTTCCGGACTGCAAAGGCCGAAGAGAAAGCCGTCGAGCGGGCCTGCGAAGTCGCGCAGAAACACGATGCGACGATACACATCGCGCACACGTCCACCCCGGAGGGTGTTGACATTGCCAGCGAGGCCGGGATGACGACCGAGGTGACGCCACATCACCTGTTGCTCTCTCGGCGCGACCTCTCGGAGCTGGGCACGTTCGGGCGGATGAACCCGCCTCTGCGCCGCGAAAAACGCCGTCAAAAGCTCTACGAGCGCGTCGTGGACGGCACCGTCGATATGATCGCGACGGACCACGCGCCACACACCCGCGAGGAGAAAGACGCCGGCATTTGGGACGCGCCGTCGGGCGTCCCCGGTGTCGAGACGGTCCTCCCGCTCCTACTGGCTGAAGCTCGTGACCCGGACAGCGGGCTCACCTACGAGCGTGTTCGGGACCTCACTGCACGCAACCCGGCCGACGTGTTCGACATCCCACAGAAGGGTGCCATCGAAGCCGGCAAGGACGCCGACCTCGTGCTCGTGGACACGACCGAGACGAGTGAGATCAGCGGTGCGGCGCTCCACTCGAAATGCGACTGGACGCCGTTCGAGGGCCACGATGCGGTGTTCCCTGAATGGACGATGGTCCGTGGGACGGTCGTCTACGAGCGCGGCGACGCGCTGGAAGCCGACGACAGCACTGCTCAAGAGGACGTGTTCTACGATCATCAGGGCGAAAACGTCCGCGGTGCGGACAGCGAGCGGCTAGAGTAA
- a CDS encoding lipoate--protein ligase family protein, with amino-acid sequence MRLLRGRATDPETDFERTREIAETVAEDREPALRVWRPHRQVAFGRRDANSDSYDRACRAARDRGYTVIERAVGGRAVAYTGSTVSFSLAVPTEDPRGTIDDRYEWAKTAVQRALEDCGITARTGEPDAAFCPGSHSIQADGKISGLAQRVRQSVAVIGGIVVVRDHEAIAEVLAPIYESLDVPFDPQSVGSVANAGGTDDPEQVIAALERSLADGRDVSVSAIRET; translated from the coding sequence ATGCGTCTGCTACGGGGCCGCGCCACCGACCCCGAAACCGACTTCGAGCGGACCCGCGAGATAGCCGAAACGGTCGCCGAAGACCGCGAGCCAGCCCTGCGAGTCTGGCGACCGCACAGACAGGTCGCGTTTGGCCGCCGTGACGCGAACAGCGACAGCTATGACCGGGCGTGCCGGGCCGCTCGCGACCGGGGGTACACTGTCATCGAGCGCGCCGTGGGAGGTCGCGCCGTCGCCTACACCGGGTCGACTGTCTCGTTCTCCCTCGCCGTCCCGACCGAGGACCCGCGAGGAACTATTGATGACCGCTACGAGTGGGCTAAAACCGCTGTGCAGCGCGCACTTGAGGACTGCGGCATCACCGCCCGGACCGGGGAACCGGACGCCGCGTTCTGTCCGGGGAGCCACTCGATTCAGGCCGACGGGAAAATCTCGGGGCTCGCCCAGCGTGTCCGCCAGTCCGTCGCTGTTATCGGCGGCATCGTCGTCGTTCGAGACCACGAGGCTATCGCTGAGGTGCTGGCTCCCATATACGAGTCACTCGATGTCCCGTTCGACCCACAGAGCGTCGGGAGCGTCGCCAACGCTGGGGGGACCGACGACCCTGAACAGGTCATCGCGGCGCTGGAGCGGTCGCTGGCTGACGGCCGCGACGTGTCGGTGAGCGCTATCCGAGAGACTTAG
- a CDS encoding cysteine hydrolase family protein, with amino-acid sequence MELDPAQTALIVVDMQNGFCHPDGSLYAPDSEAAIEPCAELVDRAREAGAKVVFTRDVHPPDQFEDTHYYDEFDRWGEHVVEGSWETELVDDLDPQDEDLVVVKHTYDAFYQTELEGWLDAHGVKDLAICGTLANVCVLHTASSAGLRDYRPVLVEDAVGYIEDEHREYALEHAEWLFGELTDRGGLTFA; translated from the coding sequence ATGGAACTCGACCCAGCACAGACCGCCCTGATTGTCGTTGATATGCAGAACGGCTTCTGCCACCCCGATGGGAGCCTCTATGCACCGGACAGCGAAGCAGCCATTGAGCCCTGTGCCGAACTCGTCGACCGTGCCCGCGAAGCCGGCGCGAAGGTCGTATTCACCCGCGACGTGCATCCGCCCGACCAGTTCGAGGACACCCACTACTACGACGAGTTCGACCGATGGGGCGAACACGTCGTCGAAGGGTCCTGGGAGACCGAACTCGTCGATGACCTCGACCCACAGGACGAAGATCTGGTCGTCGTCAAGCACACCTACGACGCCTTCTACCAGACGGAACTGGAGGGATGGCTCGACGCTCACGGCGTCAAGGACCTGGCTATCTGTGGCACGCTCGCGAACGTTTGCGTGCTCCACACTGCCTCTAGCGCTGGCCTCCGTGACTACCGACCAGTTCTCGTCGAGGACGCCGTCGGCTACATCGAGGACGAGCACCGCGAGTATGCACTGGAGCACGCTGAGTGGCTGTTCGGCGAACTGACTGACCGAGGCGGCCTCACGTTTGCCTGA
- a CDS encoding Hvo_1808 family surface protein, whose protein sequence is MRRPFALVILCAVALLLAGCQAPSVSPDTESSNAELTPSEPATDYGNNDSAPPAPATDQLGYENGYWYNESLSVTTEDGLNETEREAVVARTMARVERIRGLEFEETVPVSVISRSEYRNNTGGGETGDSLRRFDNVKFEALFFIGEDRDSIAVQNSNRGESVLGYYSSQRGEIVIVSDSETPTISRGTLAHELVHALQDQQFGLESDARTRDQVQGRNGVVEGDAVAVTQTYTDRCGAAWRCIDRPAQSGGGGGDRHFGINFMKYFPYSDGPGLIGNLRDRGGWSTVNDAYDDHPDGATEVTYPERYPEWEPESVSLADRSSDDWERVRPSTDRDRPDYAVVGPSAIAGSMAYTIADDYNASSVVQTGDVINYEDGSLDSDDPYNYDLPATDGWQGGRMHVYASGDETAYVWKTTWASEADAREFADAWAAVIAHWGGTRTAEGHWVIEEGSPYTDAVSVRVNGDTVTVVNAPTADELREVHDA, encoded by the coding sequence ATGCGTCGCCCTTTCGCCCTCGTCATTCTCTGTGCCGTTGCGCTGTTACTTGCGGGCTGTCAGGCACCCAGTGTGTCGCCCGACACAGAGTCGAGCAACGCTGAGCTGACGCCAAGCGAACCCGCGACCGACTACGGGAACAACGACTCCGCCCCGCCAGCGCCTGCGACGGACCAGTTGGGCTACGAGAACGGCTACTGGTACAACGAGTCACTGTCGGTAACAACCGAGGACGGGCTGAACGAGACCGAGCGAGAAGCCGTCGTTGCCCGAACGATGGCCCGCGTCGAGCGAATTCGCGGTCTGGAATTTGAGGAGACAGTGCCGGTTTCTGTCATCTCGCGATCCGAGTACCGTAATAACACGGGCGGCGGCGAGACCGGCGATTCGCTGCGTCGGTTTGACAACGTGAAGTTCGAGGCGCTGTTTTTCATCGGCGAGGACCGCGACTCCATCGCCGTCCAGAACAGCAACCGCGGCGAGAGCGTGCTGGGTTACTACAGCAGCCAGCGCGGTGAAATCGTCATCGTCAGCGACTCCGAGACGCCGACGATAAGCCGGGGGACGCTGGCCCACGAACTTGTCCACGCCCTACAGGACCAGCAGTTCGGCCTCGAAAGTGATGCGCGGACGCGGGATCAGGTGCAGGGTCGGAACGGCGTGGTCGAAGGTGATGCCGTCGCCGTCACCCAGACCTACACTGACCGCTGTGGTGCGGCATGGCGCTGTATCGACAGGCCCGCCCAGAGCGGCGGTGGCGGCGGTGACCGCCACTTTGGCATCAACTTCATGAAGTATTTCCCCTACAGCGACGGCCCTGGCCTGATCGGGAATCTCCGGGACCGCGGCGGCTGGAGCACGGTCAATGACGCCTACGACGACCATCCCGATGGGGCCACTGAGGTAACGTACCCCGAGCGCTACCCCGAGTGGGAACCCGAGTCAGTCTCGCTTGCGGACCGGTCCAGCGACGACTGGGAACGGGTTAGACCCTCGACCGACCGCGACCGACCCGACTACGCCGTTGTCGGGCCCTCCGCCATCGCCGGGTCTATGGCGTACACCATCGCCGATGACTACAACGCGTCGAGCGTCGTCCAGACGGGGGACGTCATCAACTACGAGGACGGGTCACTGGACAGCGACGACCCGTACAACTACGACCTGCCCGCGACCGACGGCTGGCAGGGCGGCCGGATGCACGTCTACGCCAGCGGTGACGAGACAGCCTACGTCTGGAAAACGACCTGGGCCAGCGAGGCCGATGCCCGCGAGTTCGCCGACGCTTGGGCGGCGGTCATCGCCCACTGGGGCGGCACTCGAACCGCTGAAGGCCACTGGGTCATCGAAGAAGGCAGTCCCTACACCGACGCTGTTTCGGTCAGAGTCAACGGGGACACGGTCACTGTCGTGAACGCACCGACAGCCGACGAACTGAGAGAGGTCCACGATGCGTAA